The Coffea arabica cultivar ET-39 chromosome 1e, Coffea Arabica ET-39 HiFi, whole genome shotgun sequence genome has a window encoding:
- the LOC113702969 gene encoding uncharacterized protein yields the protein MTMGGSTHFSVFLLVAIILLCSSSKTVNATCYASEKQALMDFKKDLKDPSGRLSSWIHDVDCCEWEGVVCSNRSGRVIQLHLQSPDPEIDDFGDEETSPLSGKISHSLQNLTHLRYLDLSLNDFSGIPIPSFFGSLRSLRYLNLSGAGFQGTVPYQLGNLSSLRTLSVGAEFGPLSDLQVDNLQWLVGLSNLEHLDMSRVNLSTASNWLEVINTVPSLVEIHLRYCQLDLISHHLDRDTFVFHANFSSLTVLDLSGNFLEHLIPRWIFGLTALASLDLSENSFEGPLPRDLWNLTALKHLDLSFNHLNGSLPDELVHLNNLISLNLGGNQFEGSLDGIWNWSSVNNFATFLPSQLSTLPALISLNLGSNHFRGSIPSSIANISNLQYLRLSYNNLGSSLPSEVFTLKDLITLGASGNHLNGSIPSTVGNCTKLKLLWLNDNALSGSIPSNLGSCTKLEYLWLYDNALSGSIPSNLGKLSSLEHLDVSQNKLTGTLPESLWQLSKLEELGIADNLIEGIVSESHLDNLTALRIFYASGNSLTLKVSASWTPHVQFYVLGLSSWKLDPQFPTWIRSQKFLQDLNLSFTGISDTIPPWLFNSSLQTIDLSHNQLQGGISHILCEVKNENQFLLYLDLRENSLSGEIPDCWMNYPSLGHINLNSNNFTGSIPRSLFHLEGLDYLGLGNNSLTGSITFDFE from the exons ATGACCATGGGTGGATCAACCCATTTCTCTGTTTTCTTACTCGTCGCAATAATTTTACTCTGTTCTTCCAGCAAAACTGTAAATGCAACTTGCTATGCAAGTGAGAAACAAGCTCTTATGGACTTCAAGAAAGACTTGAAAGATCCCTCTGGTAGACTCTCGTCTTGGATTCACGACGTTGATTGCTGCGAATGGGAAGGAGTTGTTTGTAGCAACCGAAGTGGCCGCGTGATTCAACTTCACCTTCAGAGTCCTGATcctgaaattgatgattttggTGATGAGGAAACATCACCATTAAGCGGTAAAATCAGTCATTCGTTACAAAATTTGACTCACTTGCGTTACCTTGATCTAAGTCTAAATGATTTCAGTGGAATTCCAATTCCCAGTTTTTTTGGGTCTCTCAGAAGTCTAAGGTACCTGAATTTATCTGGAGCTGGATTTCAAGGAACGGTTCCCTATCAGCTTGGAAACCTATCAAGTTTACGCACTTTAAGTGTTGGCGCAGAATTTGGGCCGCTGTCCGATCTTCAAGTTGATAACCTGCAATGGTTGGTTGGTCTCTCTAATCTGGAGCACCTAGATATGAGTCGCGTGAACCTTAGTACGGCGTCTAATTGGCTAGAGGTGATTAACACGGTCCCTTCCTTGGTAGAGATACATCTGCGCTATTGTCAActtgatttaatttctcatcATCTTGACAGAGATACATTTGTCTTCCATGCCAACTTTTCTTCTCTTACTGTCCTAGAtctttctggaaattttcttgaacaCCTCATCCCTAGATGGATTTTCGGTCTTACTGCCCTTGCTTCCCTTGATTTAAGTGAGAACTCGTTTGAAGGCCCATTGCCCAGAGATCTGTGGAACTTGACTGCCCTCAAGCACTTGGATCTTTCTTTCAACCATCTGAATGGTTCACTGCCAGATGAGCTTGTTCATCTTAACAACCTCATTTCTCTCAACCTTGGGGGGAATCAATTCGAAGGCTCTTTGGATGGAATTTGGAATTGGAGTTCAGTGAATAACTTCGCTACCTTCCTCCCAAGCCAATTATCCACTTTACCTGCCCTAATTTCACTAAATCTTGGCTCCAATCACTTTCGAGGTTCTATCCCAAGCTCTATTGCCAACATTTCCAACCTTCAATATCTTCGTCTGTCTTATAACAACCTTGGCTCCTCTTTACCAAGTGAAGTATTCACATTGAAGGACTTGATTACACTTGGTGCAAGCGGTAATCACTTAAATGGTTCAATTCCAAGCACAGTTGGCAACTGTACCAAGCTCAAACTACTTTGGCTAAATGATAATGCTCTATCTGGTTCAATTCCATCAAATTTAGGAAGCTGTACCAAACTAGAATACCTTTGGCTATATGATAATGCTCTATCTGGCTCAATTCCATCAAATTTAGGAAAACTGTCATCCTTGGAGCACTTGGATGTATCTCAGAACAAACTCACTGGAACTCTTCCTGAAAGTCTTTGGCAACTTTCCAAACTTGAAGAGCTTGGTATTGCTGATAATTTAATAGAAGGTATTGTGAGTGAGAGCCACCTGGACAATCTGACAGCTTTAAGGATTTTTTATGCATCTGGAAACTCCTTGACCTTAAAAGTAAGTGCAAGTTGGACTCCTCATGTCCAATTTTATGTACTTGGATTGAGTTCATGGAAGCTGGATCCCCAATTTCCTACATGGATCAGATCACAAAAATTCCTTCAGGATTTGAACTTGTCCTTCACAGGAATTTCAGATACCATTCCACCTTGGTTGTTCAATTCATCATTGCAAACCATAGACCTTTCTCACAATCAACTCCAGG GAGGCATCTCTCACATTTTGTGTGAAGTGAAGAATGAAAATCAATTTCTTTTGTATCTGGATCTTCGGGAGAATTCTCTATCAGGAGAAATTCCTGACTGTTGGATGAATTACCCAAGCTTGGGACACATCAACCTCAACAGCAATAACTTCACCGGAAGCATTCCAAGGTCATTGTTTCATTTGGAAGGTCTGGACTATTTAGGCTTGGGTAATAACAGCCTCACTGGTTCGATAACCTTTGACTTTGAATAA
- the LOC113693772 gene encoding protein FAR1-RELATED SEQUENCE 5-like — MEEALCPKIGMEFQSEDEAYNFYNRYGLVVGFSVRKDYLNKDKDGVVTSKRYTCCKEGFKPRYKGDVKPKRTRAETKTGCEAKMGIILNRETMKYQVRDQVIEHNHTLHISECAHMMRSQRKVSISQGTQAEIANDAGISLKQSHELMGKEAGGLGNIGYTHDDLKRYLRAKRERGLKYGEAGAMLLYFEEQKLEIPSFFHVEQLDCEEQITNIFWADASMLMDYTYFGDVITFDTTYKTNKEYRPLGVFVGFNQFRQLVIFGATLLYDETIESFKWVFSTFVETVCGRHPKTIFTDQDAAMAAAISAVMPSTYHGLCTFHIIVNFMKHLGNYYKDGSNLPYRFVECMYEIEDENEFIMAWDAMLKEHKLETNEWLCGIYACRKKWAKCFMKGAWTAGMRNTQLSESLNASIKNYLKLDHDLVQFFKHFNRVVDEKRYNELRIEYHSRQKLPMLGLQQTPVLIQAVSIYSPCMFVAFQNEYDESTIMVILDQKHTTMHVEYSVSHYDGGRERRVILNPITKDITCSCNLFEQEGILCSHALKVYDMVGTKFIPNQYVTKRWTKKARSGGRINCKGREISLDPSLSISHRYRLLAPEMVRLATRAAMSEAATKLVSSAMSELSKRVEMLFCGEIDEIT; from the coding sequence ATGGAAGAAGCATTGTGTCCTAAGATCGGCATGGAGTTTCAGTCAGAAGATGAGGCATACAACTTCTACAATAGGTACGGATTAGTTGTTGGGTTCAGTGTTCGGAAAGACTACTTGAACAAGGATAAAGACGGTGTAGTTACATCGAAAAGGTACACATGTTGCAAAGAAGGTTTCAAACCACGGTACAAAGGAGATGTAAAACCAAAGAGAACTCGGGCTGAAACAAAAACCGGATGTGAAGCTAAAATGGGGATAATTTTGAACAGAGAAACAATGAAGTATCAGGTTCGAGATCAGGTAATCGAGCATAATCACACACTACACATTTCAGAATGTGCTCATATGATGCGTTCGCAAAGAAAAGTAAGTATTTCTCAAGGAACCCAAGCTGAGATTGCAAATGATGCAGGAATATCCTTGAAACAATCCCATGAACTCATGGGAAAAGAGGCAGGTGGATTAGGCAATATTGGCTACACTCATGATGACTTAAAACGCTATCTACGAGCAAAAAGAGAGAGGGGATTAAAGTATGGTGAAGCTGGTGCAATGCTACTATACTTTGAAGAACAAAAATTGGAAATTCCGTCATTCTTCCACGTAGAGCAGCTTGATTGTGAAGAAcaaattacaaatatattttgggcTGATGCATCAATGCTGATGGATTATACCTATTTTGGGGATGTGATTACATTTGACACCACATATAAAACTAACAAGGAGTACAGACCATTGGGCGTATTTGTGGGATTCAATCAATTTAGACAATTGGTTATTTTTGGAGCAACTCTATTGTATGATGAGACCATTGAATCATTCAAGTGGGTGTTCAGTACATTTGTAGAGACAGTTTGTGGAAGGCACCCAAAAACCATCTTCACAGATCAGGATGCAGCCATGGCCGCTGCAATTTCAGCTGTTATGCCTTCAACATACCATGGTCTGTGCACTTTTCATATTATAGTCAATTTCATGAAACACCTTGGGAACTATTACAAGGATGGTAGTAATCTCCCATATAGATTTGTTGAATGTATGTATGAGATAGAAGATGAAAATGAGTTTATCATGGCCTGGGATGCAATGCTAAAAGAACACAAACTCGAAACAAATGAATGGTTGTGTGGCATTTATGCATGTCGAAAGAAATGGGCAAAATGCTTCATGAAAGGCGCCTGGACTGCAGGTATGCGTAACACCCAGCTAAGTGAGAGTCTAAATGCTTCAATAAAAAATTATCTGAAACTTGATCATGATCTGGTTCAATTCTTCAAACATTTTAACCGAGTTGTGGATGAAAAAAGATATAATGAACTAAGAATTGAGTATCACAGTCGACAGAAGCTGCCAATGTTGGGATTGCAACAGACTCCCGTACTGATCCAGGCAGTTTCTATATACTCTCCATGCATGTTTGTTGCATTCCAGAATGAATACGATGAATCCACTATAATGGTGATCTTGGACCAAAAGCATACTACAATGCATGTGGAATACAGTGTCAGTCACTATGATGGAGGAAGGGAAAGAAGAGTGATATTGAATCCAATAACTAAAGACATTACTTGTAGTTGTAATCTTTTTGAGCAGGAAGGAATCCTATGCTCACATGCTTTAAAGGTGTATGATATGGTTGGAACAAAGTTTATTCCTAATCAATATGTGACAAAGAGGTGGACAAAGAAGGCAAGGTCCGGAGGCCGCATCAATTGCAAGGGTCGAGAAATATCATTAGATCCGTCTCTCTCTATTTCCCATCGATATAGGCTATTAGCACCCGAAATGGTAAGACTTGCTACCAGGGCTGCCATGTCAGAAGCCGCTACAAAGTTAGTCAGTAGCGCAATGTCTGAATTGTCAAAGAGAGTCGAAATGCTATTTTGTGGAGAAATAGATGAAATAACATAG